From Quercus lobata isolate SW786 chromosome 1, ValleyOak3.0 Primary Assembly, whole genome shotgun sequence, one genomic window encodes:
- the LOC115990615 gene encoding uncharacterized protein LOC115990615 isoform X1 produces MERMVVVGETTSSSSSSSYVSWEEVYVSSDKGRREVHYYLKRRDEESDLAVIGKEKSLRHMSYHYAFSFANGLINTNNRLKSRREVIDWLNSVVSDSPPQYRELSHPSSAFLDGKDVCEMDIETLKDTQLKKLGHYTREFLWLGSPWTCRKKRRHYQSFRRNGVKISVHDFVFVLAEEDKRLVAYLEDMYEDSRGNKMVVVRWYHKIDEVGIVLPHNFNDREIFFSLCLQDLSIECIDGLAAVLSPQHFEKFLKEAMHTQLEPFICYQQFDNDDVKPFDITQVEGYWKQEILRYMYAHSLSKGHGNSQHFDGLKVEENINDAVCVRPKKRLHWSKDDDMHLQWTNRVEPAGATSLDVQNICNSGIDKKFGVEICSVKGGSSSALLSTKEAKQNPLQHLTVGSQVEVLSQDSGIRGCWFRALIIKKYKDKVKVQYQDIQDAADESNKLEEWILASKVAAPDHSGLRISGRTTVRPSHQSNKCKVSRVVELGAVVDVWWHDGWWEGIVVRKESEDKFHIYFPGEKHESIFCCGDLRHSQEWLGGVWTHLKDRPDLVSSILSCSERKPVAEKSSEGKSAQATICGSRLSRQDETESNDSRLDSEYDKVKSVGVVPDLSKDLCAQLRWKSSRKRRRGGGFSGQKLRSSDNDSKSTSDERFLIPLSMKVVDHENCKYIGDSLFSTSVVSPLTSLVMSR; encoded by the exons ATGGAgaggatggtggtggtgggagaAACGACGTCGTCGTCGTCATCATCGTCTTATGTGAGCTGGGAGGAGGTGTACGTGTCGAGCGATAAAGGGAGGAGAGAGGTGCACTATTATCTTAAGAGAAGAGATGAGGAGTCTGATCTGGCGGTGATTGGAAAAGAGAAGAGTTTGAGGCATATGTCTTATCACTACGCTTTCAGTTTTGCAAATGGGCTTATTAACACTAACAACAGGCTCAAGTCCCGCAGAGAAGTTATTGATTGGCTCAACTCTGTCGTTTCAG ATTCACCGCCTCAATATCGAGAATTGTCCCATCCGTCCAGTGCCTTTTTGGATGGTAAAGATGTTTGCGAGATGGATATTGAAACCTTGAAG GATACTCAGTTAAAGAAGCTTGGCCACTATACAAGAGAATTTTTATGGCTTGGTTCTCCTTGGACTTGCAGGAAAAAACGAAGGCATTATCAGTCTTTTCGCAGGAATGGTGTTAAAATCTCT gttcatgactttgtatttgttttagcGGAGGAGGATAAACGTCTTGTAGCTTACTTAGAAGACATGTATGAGGACTCTAGAGGCAACAAGATGGTTGTGGTGCGATGGTATCATAAAATTGATGAGGTTGGTATTGTTTTGCCTCACAATTTTAATGACagagagattttcttttctctttgtctTCAAGATCTCAGTATTGAATGTATAGATGGATTGGCTGCCGTCCTCAGTCCCCAGCATTTTGAGAAATTTCTTAAGGAGGCAATGCATACTCAGCTGGAGCCATTTATCTGCTACCAGCAGTTTGATAACGATGATGTCAAGCCCTTTGACATAACACAAGTTGAAGGTTATTGGAAACAGGAAATACTCCGATATATGTACGCCCACTCTTTGTCGAAGGGTCATGGGAACTCTCAGCATTTTGATGGCCTCAAAGTGgaagaaaatattaatgatgCTGTTTGCGTCAGACCTAAAAAGAGGCTTCACTGGTCAAAAGATGATGATATGCACTTGCAATGGACTAACAGAGTAGAGCCAGCAGGTGCAACATCTTTGGATGTGCAAAATATTTGCAATAGTGGTATTGATAAAAAGTTTGGAGTTGAAATCTGCAGTGTAAAAGGAGGAAGTTCTTCTGCCTTGTTATCCACAAAAGAAGCAAAGCAAAATCCTCTGCAGCATTTGACTGTAGGTTCTCAGGTTGAAGTCCTCTCTCAAGACAGTGGCATTAGGGGGTGTTGGTTTAGAGCTTTGATCATCAAGAAATATAAAGATAAGGTGAAGGTGCAGTATCAAGATATTCAAGATGCTGCTGATGAATCCAATAAACTTGAG GAATGGATTTTAGCATCCAAGGTTGCAGCTCCCGACCATTCAGGCCTCCGAATTTCTGGGAGGACAACTGTTCGACCATCCCATCAGTCTAATAAGTGCAAAGTTTCACGGGTTGTTGAGCTTGGTGCTGTTGTAGATGTGTGGTGGCATGATGGGTGGTGGGAAGGCATTGTGGTTCGGAAGGAATCTGAAGATaagtttcatatttattttccaG GAGAAAAGCATGAATCAATATTCTGCTGTGGTGACTTAAGACATTCTCAAGAGTGGTTGGGAGGCGTGTGGACACATTTAAAGGACAGGCCAGACCTTGTTAGCTCCATATTATCTTGCTCAGAAAGAAAGCCAGTTGCAGAGAAATCTTCTGAAGGCAAATCAGCCCAAGCAACCATTTGTGGTAGTAGACTGTCCAGGCAAGATGAAACTGAGTCTAATGATTCTCGCTTGGACTCTGAATATGATAAGGTAAAATCGGTGGGGGTAGTTCCAGATCTTTCGAAGGATTTATGTGCTCAGTTAAGGTGGAAGTCATCACGGAAGAGAAGACGGGGTGGTGGATTCTCTGGCCAGAAGCTGCGCAGCAGTGATAATGATAGTAAAAGTACCTCTGATGAGAGATTTTTGATTCCTTTGTCGATGAAGGTGGTTGATCACGAGAACTGCAAGTACATTGGGGATTCTCTTTTCAGTACTTCTGTTGTATCCCCTCTAACAAGCTTGGTTATGTCTAGGTGA
- the LOC115990615 gene encoding uncharacterized protein LOC115990615 isoform X2, translated as MGLLTLTTGSSPAEKLLIGSTLSFQGCRKSKSIFKEMVERPGILKPWKFLDSPPQYRELSHPSSAFLDGKDVCEMDIETLKDTQLKKLGHYTREFLWLGSPWTCRKKRRHYQSFRRNGVKISVHDFVFVLAEEDKRLVAYLEDMYEDSRGNKMVVVRWYHKIDEVGIVLPHNFNDREIFFSLCLQDLSIECIDGLAAVLSPQHFEKFLKEAMHTQLEPFICYQQFDNDDVKPFDITQVEGYWKQEILRYMYAHSLSKGHGNSQHFDGLKVEENINDAVCVRPKKRLHWSKDDDMHLQWTNRVEPAGATSLDVQNICNSGIDKKFGVEICSVKGGSSSALLSTKEAKQNPLQHLTVGSQVEVLSQDSGIRGCWFRALIIKKYKDKVKVQYQDIQDAADESNKLEEWILASKVAAPDHSGLRISGRTTVRPSHQSNKCKVSRVVELGAVVDVWWHDGWWEGIVVRKESEDKFHIYFPGEKHESIFCCGDLRHSQEWLGGVWTHLKDRPDLVSSILSCSERKPVAEKSSEGKSAQATICGSRLSRQDETESNDSRLDSEYDKVKSVGVVPDLSKDLCAQLRWKSSRKRRRGGGFSGQKLRSSDNDSKSTSDERFLIPLSMKVVDHENCKYIGDSLFSTSVVSPLTSLVMSR; from the exons ATGGGCTTATTAACACTAACAACAGGCTCAAGTCCCGCAGAGAAGTTATTGATTGGCTCAACTCTGTCGTTTCAG GGCTGCAGGAAATCTAAGTCAATTTTTAAAGAGATGGTTGAGAGACCCGGAATCCTAAAGCCCTGGAAATTTCTAG ATTCACCGCCTCAATATCGAGAATTGTCCCATCCGTCCAGTGCCTTTTTGGATGGTAAAGATGTTTGCGAGATGGATATTGAAACCTTGAAG GATACTCAGTTAAAGAAGCTTGGCCACTATACAAGAGAATTTTTATGGCTTGGTTCTCCTTGGACTTGCAGGAAAAAACGAAGGCATTATCAGTCTTTTCGCAGGAATGGTGTTAAAATCTCT gttcatgactttgtatttgttttagcGGAGGAGGATAAACGTCTTGTAGCTTACTTAGAAGACATGTATGAGGACTCTAGAGGCAACAAGATGGTTGTGGTGCGATGGTATCATAAAATTGATGAGGTTGGTATTGTTTTGCCTCACAATTTTAATGACagagagattttcttttctctttgtctTCAAGATCTCAGTATTGAATGTATAGATGGATTGGCTGCCGTCCTCAGTCCCCAGCATTTTGAGAAATTTCTTAAGGAGGCAATGCATACTCAGCTGGAGCCATTTATCTGCTACCAGCAGTTTGATAACGATGATGTCAAGCCCTTTGACATAACACAAGTTGAAGGTTATTGGAAACAGGAAATACTCCGATATATGTACGCCCACTCTTTGTCGAAGGGTCATGGGAACTCTCAGCATTTTGATGGCCTCAAAGTGgaagaaaatattaatgatgCTGTTTGCGTCAGACCTAAAAAGAGGCTTCACTGGTCAAAAGATGATGATATGCACTTGCAATGGACTAACAGAGTAGAGCCAGCAGGTGCAACATCTTTGGATGTGCAAAATATTTGCAATAGTGGTATTGATAAAAAGTTTGGAGTTGAAATCTGCAGTGTAAAAGGAGGAAGTTCTTCTGCCTTGTTATCCACAAAAGAAGCAAAGCAAAATCCTCTGCAGCATTTGACTGTAGGTTCTCAGGTTGAAGTCCTCTCTCAAGACAGTGGCATTAGGGGGTGTTGGTTTAGAGCTTTGATCATCAAGAAATATAAAGATAAGGTGAAGGTGCAGTATCAAGATATTCAAGATGCTGCTGATGAATCCAATAAACTTGAG GAATGGATTTTAGCATCCAAGGTTGCAGCTCCCGACCATTCAGGCCTCCGAATTTCTGGGAGGACAACTGTTCGACCATCCCATCAGTCTAATAAGTGCAAAGTTTCACGGGTTGTTGAGCTTGGTGCTGTTGTAGATGTGTGGTGGCATGATGGGTGGTGGGAAGGCATTGTGGTTCGGAAGGAATCTGAAGATaagtttcatatttattttccaG GAGAAAAGCATGAATCAATATTCTGCTGTGGTGACTTAAGACATTCTCAAGAGTGGTTGGGAGGCGTGTGGACACATTTAAAGGACAGGCCAGACCTTGTTAGCTCCATATTATCTTGCTCAGAAAGAAAGCCAGTTGCAGAGAAATCTTCTGAAGGCAAATCAGCCCAAGCAACCATTTGTGGTAGTAGACTGTCCAGGCAAGATGAAACTGAGTCTAATGATTCTCGCTTGGACTCTGAATATGATAAGGTAAAATCGGTGGGGGTAGTTCCAGATCTTTCGAAGGATTTATGTGCTCAGTTAAGGTGGAAGTCATCACGGAAGAGAAGACGGGGTGGTGGATTCTCTGGCCAGAAGCTGCGCAGCAGTGATAATGATAGTAAAAGTACCTCTGATGAGAGATTTTTGATTCCTTTGTCGATGAAGGTGGTTGATCACGAGAACTGCAAGTACATTGGGGATTCTCTTTTCAGTACTTCTGTTGTATCCCCTCTAACAAGCTTGGTTATGTCTAGGTGA
- the LOC115990615 gene encoding uncharacterized protein LOC115990615 isoform X3 produces the protein MDIETLKDTQLKKLGHYTREFLWLGSPWTCRKKRRHYQSFRRNGVKISVHDFVFVLAEEDKRLVAYLEDMYEDSRGNKMVVVRWYHKIDEVGIVLPHNFNDREIFFSLCLQDLSIECIDGLAAVLSPQHFEKFLKEAMHTQLEPFICYQQFDNDDVKPFDITQVEGYWKQEILRYMYAHSLSKGHGNSQHFDGLKVEENINDAVCVRPKKRLHWSKDDDMHLQWTNRVEPAGATSLDVQNICNSGIDKKFGVEICSVKGGSSSALLSTKEAKQNPLQHLTVGSQVEVLSQDSGIRGCWFRALIIKKYKDKVKVQYQDIQDAADESNKLEEWILASKVAAPDHSGLRISGRTTVRPSHQSNKCKVSRVVELGAVVDVWWHDGWWEGIVVRKESEDKFHIYFPGEKHESIFCCGDLRHSQEWLGGVWTHLKDRPDLVSSILSCSERKPVAEKSSEGKSAQATICGSRLSRQDETESNDSRLDSEYDKVKSVGVVPDLSKDLCAQLRWKSSRKRRRGGGFSGQKLRSSDNDSKSTSDERFLIPLSMKVVDHENCKYIGDSLFSTSVVSPLTSLVMSR, from the exons ATGGATATTGAAACCTTGAAG GATACTCAGTTAAAGAAGCTTGGCCACTATACAAGAGAATTTTTATGGCTTGGTTCTCCTTGGACTTGCAGGAAAAAACGAAGGCATTATCAGTCTTTTCGCAGGAATGGTGTTAAAATCTCT gttcatgactttgtatttgttttagcGGAGGAGGATAAACGTCTTGTAGCTTACTTAGAAGACATGTATGAGGACTCTAGAGGCAACAAGATGGTTGTGGTGCGATGGTATCATAAAATTGATGAGGTTGGTATTGTTTTGCCTCACAATTTTAATGACagagagattttcttttctctttgtctTCAAGATCTCAGTATTGAATGTATAGATGGATTGGCTGCCGTCCTCAGTCCCCAGCATTTTGAGAAATTTCTTAAGGAGGCAATGCATACTCAGCTGGAGCCATTTATCTGCTACCAGCAGTTTGATAACGATGATGTCAAGCCCTTTGACATAACACAAGTTGAAGGTTATTGGAAACAGGAAATACTCCGATATATGTACGCCCACTCTTTGTCGAAGGGTCATGGGAACTCTCAGCATTTTGATGGCCTCAAAGTGgaagaaaatattaatgatgCTGTTTGCGTCAGACCTAAAAAGAGGCTTCACTGGTCAAAAGATGATGATATGCACTTGCAATGGACTAACAGAGTAGAGCCAGCAGGTGCAACATCTTTGGATGTGCAAAATATTTGCAATAGTGGTATTGATAAAAAGTTTGGAGTTGAAATCTGCAGTGTAAAAGGAGGAAGTTCTTCTGCCTTGTTATCCACAAAAGAAGCAAAGCAAAATCCTCTGCAGCATTTGACTGTAGGTTCTCAGGTTGAAGTCCTCTCTCAAGACAGTGGCATTAGGGGGTGTTGGTTTAGAGCTTTGATCATCAAGAAATATAAAGATAAGGTGAAGGTGCAGTATCAAGATATTCAAGATGCTGCTGATGAATCCAATAAACTTGAG GAATGGATTTTAGCATCCAAGGTTGCAGCTCCCGACCATTCAGGCCTCCGAATTTCTGGGAGGACAACTGTTCGACCATCCCATCAGTCTAATAAGTGCAAAGTTTCACGGGTTGTTGAGCTTGGTGCTGTTGTAGATGTGTGGTGGCATGATGGGTGGTGGGAAGGCATTGTGGTTCGGAAGGAATCTGAAGATaagtttcatatttattttccaG GAGAAAAGCATGAATCAATATTCTGCTGTGGTGACTTAAGACATTCTCAAGAGTGGTTGGGAGGCGTGTGGACACATTTAAAGGACAGGCCAGACCTTGTTAGCTCCATATTATCTTGCTCAGAAAGAAAGCCAGTTGCAGAGAAATCTTCTGAAGGCAAATCAGCCCAAGCAACCATTTGTGGTAGTAGACTGTCCAGGCAAGATGAAACTGAGTCTAATGATTCTCGCTTGGACTCTGAATATGATAAGGTAAAATCGGTGGGGGTAGTTCCAGATCTTTCGAAGGATTTATGTGCTCAGTTAAGGTGGAAGTCATCACGGAAGAGAAGACGGGGTGGTGGATTCTCTGGCCAGAAGCTGCGCAGCAGTGATAATGATAGTAAAAGTACCTCTGATGAGAGATTTTTGATTCCTTTGTCGATGAAGGTGGTTGATCACGAGAACTGCAAGTACATTGGGGATTCTCTTTTCAGTACTTCTGTTGTATCCCCTCTAACAAGCTTGGTTATGTCTAGGTGA
- the LOC115990632 gene encoding uncharacterized protein LOC115990632 isoform X4 → MALVNNQPKKESPGIGIRKSKSLLLSGTSLASVQEVVISADIRCSECQKRVADMMSRMNETESVVVNLLEKKVTLTCRYANVGKASSQQVAAIYRNPFGKVAMIKRIFRSSRR, encoded by the exons ATGGCTCTTGTTAATAATCAGCCTAAGAAGGAGTCTCCAGGAATTGGAATAAGAAAGTCAAAGAGCTTATTACTTTCTGGAACCAGCCTCGCCTCT GTCCAGGAAGTTGTTATTTCAGCAGATATTCGATGTTCCGAATGCCAAAAGAGAGTAGCTGACATGATGTCAAGAATGAATG AGACAGAGTCAGTGGTGGTGAATTTATTGGAGAAGAAGGTGACACTAACATGTAGATATGCAAATGTTGGTAAAGCATCTTCACAGCAAGTTGCTGCTATATACAGGAATCCGTTTGGAAAAGTTGCCATGATCAAACGGATTTTCCGCTCTTCTCGACGTTGA
- the LOC115990632 gene encoding uncharacterized protein LOC115990632 isoform X2, which translates to MALVNNQPKKESPGIGIRKSKSLLLSGTSLASVESLSMPLVQEVVISADIRCSECQKRVADMMSRMNESVVVNLLEKKVTLTCRYANVGKASSQQVAAIYRNPFGKVAMIKRIFRSSRR; encoded by the exons ATGGCTCTTGTTAATAATCAGCCTAAGAAGGAGTCTCCAGGAATTGGAATAAGAAAGTCAAAGAGCTTATTACTTTCTGGAACCAGCCTCGCCTCTGTTGAGTCTTTATCCATGCCTCTG GTCCAGGAAGTTGTTATTTCAGCAGATATTCGATGTTCCGAATGCCAAAAGAGAGTAGCTGACATGATGTCAAGAATGAATG AGTCAGTGGTGGTGAATTTATTGGAGAAGAAGGTGACACTAACATGTAGATATGCAAATGTTGGTAAAGCATCTTCACAGCAAGTTGCTGCTATATACAGGAATCCGTTTGGAAAAGTTGCCATGATCAAACGGATTTTCCGCTCTTCTCGACGTTGA
- the LOC115990632 gene encoding uncharacterized protein LOC115990632 isoform X1, whose amino-acid sequence MALVNNQPKKESPGIGIRKSKSLLLSGTSLASVESLSMPLVQEVVISADIRCSECQKRVADMMSRMNETESVVVNLLEKKVTLTCRYANVGKASSQQVAAIYRNPFGKVAMIKRIFRSSRR is encoded by the exons ATGGCTCTTGTTAATAATCAGCCTAAGAAGGAGTCTCCAGGAATTGGAATAAGAAAGTCAAAGAGCTTATTACTTTCTGGAACCAGCCTCGCCTCTGTTGAGTCTTTATCCATGCCTCTG GTCCAGGAAGTTGTTATTTCAGCAGATATTCGATGTTCCGAATGCCAAAAGAGAGTAGCTGACATGATGTCAAGAATGAATG AGACAGAGTCAGTGGTGGTGAATTTATTGGAGAAGAAGGTGACACTAACATGTAGATATGCAAATGTTGGTAAAGCATCTTCACAGCAAGTTGCTGCTATATACAGGAATCCGTTTGGAAAAGTTGCCATGATCAAACGGATTTTCCGCTCTTCTCGACGTTGA
- the LOC115990632 gene encoding uncharacterized protein LOC115990632 isoform X3: MALVNNQPKKESPGIGIRKSKSLLLSGTSLASEQVQEVVISADIRCSECQKRVADMMSRMNETESVVVNLLEKKVTLTCRYANVGKASSQQVAAIYRNPFGKVAMIKRIFRSSRR, encoded by the exons ATGGCTCTTGTTAATAATCAGCCTAAGAAGGAGTCTCCAGGAATTGGAATAAGAAAGTCAAAGAGCTTATTACTTTCTGGAACCAGCCTCGCCTCTG AGCAGGTCCAGGAAGTTGTTATTTCAGCAGATATTCGATGTTCCGAATGCCAAAAGAGAGTAGCTGACATGATGTCAAGAATGAATG AGACAGAGTCAGTGGTGGTGAATTTATTGGAGAAGAAGGTGACACTAACATGTAGATATGCAAATGTTGGTAAAGCATCTTCACAGCAAGTTGCTGCTATATACAGGAATCCGTTTGGAAAAGTTGCCATGATCAAACGGATTTTCCGCTCTTCTCGACGTTGA
- the LOC115990632 gene encoding uncharacterized protein LOC115990632 isoform X5: MNQAGVSNPANSIFMSGKYCCMVMRINVDCNSCCRKLRKIILNLRAIESHLIEKQECRVSVCGTFRPSDVAIKIRKKMNRRVQILEIQEFDATTTEQIDPNPTVQG; this comes from the exons ATGAACCAAGCAGGGGTATCAAATCCTGCCAATTCCATCTTCATGTCAGGAAAG TATTGTTGCATGGTAATGAGGATCAACGTTGACTGCAATTCTTGTTGCCGGAAATTAAGGAAAATCATTCTAAATTTGAGAG CAATAGAGTCACATTTGATTGAGAAGCAGGAGTGCAGGGTAAGTGTGTGTGGGACATTTAGGCCATCGGACGtagcaataaaaataagaaagaagatGAACCGTAGAGTCCAAATTCTGGAAATTCAAGAGTTTGATGCCACCACCACCGAACAAATAGACCCCAATCCCACGGTTCAAGGCTAA